One Streptomyces sp. NBC_01237 genomic region harbors:
- a CDS encoding MetQ/NlpA family ABC transporter substrate-binding protein — MRKNIKITAAAAATAALALGLSACGTDSDPASKGDTGAKADTSKALVVAASPTPHADILGFVQKNLAAKEGLKLEVKEFTDYVLPNTATETGQVDANFFQHQPYLDDFNKKNNTHLVSVGTVHLEPLGLYSKKVKDLGDLKSGRTIAVPNDTTNEGRALQLLAQNGLITLKDGVGTDAKLSDITDKKGLEFKELEAATVPRALNDVDAAVINGNYAIEAKLKPSKDSLALEKADGNPYANIIAVKKGNEKDARVQKLIKLLNSDEVKKFIEDTYQGSVIPAFGTPAKS; from the coding sequence GTGCGTAAGAACATCAAGATCACCGCGGCTGCCGCCGCCACCGCCGCCCTCGCCCTGGGCCTCAGCGCCTGCGGTACGGACTCCGACCCGGCGTCCAAGGGCGACACCGGCGCCAAGGCCGACACCTCCAAGGCGCTCGTCGTCGCCGCGTCCCCGACCCCGCACGCCGACATCCTCGGCTTCGTCCAGAAGAACCTGGCGGCCAAGGAAGGTCTCAAGCTGGAGGTCAAGGAGTTCACGGACTACGTCCTGCCGAACACCGCCACCGAGACCGGCCAGGTCGACGCCAACTTCTTCCAGCACCAGCCCTACCTGGACGACTTCAACAAGAAGAACAACACCCACCTCGTCTCCGTCGGCACGGTGCACCTGGAGCCCCTGGGCCTGTACTCCAAGAAGGTCAAGGACCTGGGTGACCTCAAGTCGGGCCGGACCATCGCCGTACCGAACGACACCACCAACGAGGGCCGCGCCCTCCAGCTGCTCGCCCAGAACGGTCTGATCACCCTCAAGGACGGCGTCGGCACCGACGCCAAGCTGAGCGACATCACCGACAAGAAGGGCCTGGAGTTCAAGGAGCTGGAGGCCGCCACCGTGCCCCGCGCCCTGAACGACGTCGACGCCGCCGTCATCAACGGCAACTACGCCATCGAGGCGAAGCTCAAGCCCTCCAAGGACTCCCTGGCGCTGGAGAAGGCCGACGGCAACCCGTACGCCAACATCATCGCCGTGAAGAAGGGCAACGAGAAGGACGCCCGCGTCCAGAAGCTCATCAAGCTCCTCAACTCCGACGAGGTCAAGAAGTTCATCGAGGACACCTACCAGGGCTCGGTCATCCCGGCCTTCGGTACCCCCGCCAAGTCCTGA
- the cobA gene encoding uroporphyrinogen-III C-methyltransferase, translating into MAEHADHPAYPVGLRLNGRRVVVVGGGQVAQRRLPALIAAGADITLVSPSATPSVEAMADAGEIRWERRRYRDGDLGDTWYALVACSDPVAADAASAEAERSRTWCVRSDDAEAATAWTPATGRSENVTVAVLTTTSQGRDPRHSAAVRDAIVEGLRDGTLAAPHHRTRAPGVSLVGGGPGDPDLITVRGRRLLAEADVVIADRLGPRDLLDELPPHVEVIDAAKIPYGRYMAQEAINRALIEHAKAGKAVVRLKGGDPFVFGRGMEEAQALAAEGISCTVVPGISSSISVPGAAGIPVTHRGVAHEFTVVSGHVAPEDPRSLVDWAALARLRGTLVLLMAVDKIGAIAAALIAHGKDPGTPVALVQEGTTAAQRRVDATLATVGERAVTEEVRPPAVIVIGEVVAVGPDSVAPPAG; encoded by the coding sequence ATGGCCGAGCACGCCGATCACCCCGCTTACCCCGTCGGACTGCGCCTGAACGGGCGCCGCGTCGTCGTCGTCGGCGGCGGCCAGGTCGCGCAGCGCCGCCTGCCCGCACTCATCGCGGCCGGTGCCGACATCACCCTGGTCTCCCCGTCCGCCACCCCGTCCGTCGAGGCGATGGCCGACGCCGGCGAGATCCGCTGGGAGCGCCGCCGGTACCGCGACGGCGATCTCGGCGACACCTGGTACGCCCTCGTCGCGTGCTCCGACCCGGTCGCCGCCGACGCCGCCTCCGCCGAGGCGGAGCGCTCCCGTACCTGGTGCGTCCGCAGCGACGACGCAGAGGCCGCCACCGCCTGGACCCCGGCCACCGGCCGCAGCGAGAACGTCACGGTCGCCGTCCTCACCACCACCTCGCAGGGCCGCGACCCCCGCCACTCCGCCGCCGTCCGCGACGCCATCGTGGAGGGCCTGCGCGACGGCACCCTCGCCGCCCCGCACCACCGCACCCGCGCCCCCGGCGTCTCGCTGGTCGGCGGCGGTCCCGGCGACCCCGACCTGATCACCGTGCGAGGCCGTCGTCTGCTCGCCGAGGCCGACGTGGTCATCGCCGACCGGCTGGGCCCCCGTGATCTGCTCGACGAACTCCCGCCGCATGTCGAGGTGATCGACGCCGCGAAGATTCCGTACGGCCGCTACATGGCCCAGGAGGCGATCAACCGGGCGCTGATCGAGCACGCCAAGGCGGGCAAGGCCGTCGTCCGGCTCAAGGGCGGCGACCCGTTCGTCTTCGGCCGGGGCATGGAAGAGGCCCAGGCACTGGCGGCCGAGGGCATCTCCTGCACGGTCGTCCCCGGGATCTCCAGCTCCATCTCCGTTCCGGGCGCGGCCGGTATCCCGGTCACCCACCGCGGCGTCGCCCATGAGTTCACCGTCGTCAGTGGTCATGTCGCCCCGGAGGACCCGCGCTCGCTGGTCGACTGGGCGGCGCTCGCCCGACTGCGCGGCACCCTGGTCCTGCTGATGGCCGTCGACAAGATCGGCGCCATCGCGGCCGCGCTGATCGCCCACGGCAAGGACCCCGGGACCCCGGTCGCCCTGGTCCAGGAGGGCACCACGGCCGCCCAGCGCCGGGTCGACGCGACCTTGGCGACCGTCGGCGAACGAGCCGTCACCGAAGAGGTGCGCCCGCCCGCCGTGATCGTCATCGGCGAAGTCGTCGCGGTCGGACCGGACTCCGTGGCACCCCCCGCCGGGTAA
- the cobT gene encoding nicotinate-nucleotide--dimethylbenzimidazole phosphoribosyltransferase: MTDTGQVPGEGLPENAGMVEQPGIPAPDAYTFLDPSEHTPEDDDLLLMPTSQGAWSDPQAAPAVPGQTSGAGVSYAPAPGHAPAPNAEQAPAQDQNQAQVRTAPQSAVPAQGQAAYATQAAGTVQGTHESGGRDAGSVDLDGVRIPGPAPAQAPAQVPVAAHAAAPARRPLHRGPASDGAPSYGGTPTGGVVRSLADRGPAGAPQPSAPTAARHAGPPAAGPEYFEAPAEEAPVLPGPQLGELPPQSGAPWGAQAPQQTAETPAPEQAVQAVQPEAAAQQDQVIPPEQAAPAETVVPEPTEAEAPAIPAEAPAEAPAEVAVEVPAEVPAEAATAPSADIPVEAAVEASVETPAEAPVEVTSEVAPTVEEPAEPLVPVEGSAATPDPAPAPATAPAPVAEAELPEAVVEPEAAPEPEPAVEAPAVAPVVIEPAAAPITPEAEEPGPVEPGPVEPGPVEPAVEPAPMEPAPAEAGPVVTQEAPAVVAAPERVVEPEPVVEPEAAQAPQQVPVPEDFTGPEIIETPELVEREPVEVPPAAVRQAHAVAPDAVAAEEQPAQEQLVEEPPAQEQPVTPPAPGYDDAEREAVLRVMRERRDIRNGFRSDPIPHEVLLRVLEAAHTAPSVGHSQPWDFVVIRSAETRRSMHELAQRQRDAYASSLPKGRAKQFKELKIEAILDTPVNIVVTADPTRGGRHTLGRHTQPQMAPYSSALAVENLWLAARAEGLGVGWVSFFDEREMVRALGLPEHLEVVAYLCVGYVDEFPEEPELMQAGWSKRRPLSWVVHEETYGRRALPGEEPHDLLQETISNIRPLDAKALGEAWERQKRMTKPAGALGMLEIISAQLSGLSRMCPPPIPEPAAVAIFAGDHGVHAQGVTAWPQEVTAQMVANFLGGGAVCNAFAAQVGAEVCVVDVGVASELPATPGLLPRKVRPGTADFTTGPALSREEVLAAIEVGIETARDLVAAGNKALLTGEMGIANTTASAALICVYTGIDAAEVTGRGTGINDEMHARKVDVVRRGLDLHRPDPADPIGVLAAVGGLEHAAMAGFLLGGASLRTPVILDGVSAGAAALVARAIAPEALAACIAGHRSAEPGHVAALNKLGLRPLVDLDLRLGEGTGALLALPIVQSAARAMHEVATFDAAGVTEK, translated from the coding sequence ATGACTGACACCGGCCAGGTCCCGGGCGAGGGACTGCCGGAGAACGCAGGCATGGTGGAGCAGCCGGGCATCCCCGCCCCGGACGCGTACACCTTCCTCGATCCCTCCGAGCACACACCCGAGGACGACGACCTTCTGCTGATGCCGACCTCCCAGGGCGCCTGGAGCGACCCGCAGGCAGCCCCGGCCGTTCCGGGCCAGACCTCGGGAGCCGGCGTGTCCTACGCACCGGCACCGGGCCACGCACCCGCCCCGAACGCCGAGCAGGCCCCCGCCCAGGACCAGAACCAGGCACAGGTCAGGACCGCGCCGCAGTCCGCGGTGCCCGCGCAGGGCCAGGCCGCCTACGCCACCCAGGCAGCCGGCACCGTCCAGGGCACCCACGAGTCCGGTGGCCGCGACGCCGGTTCCGTCGACCTCGACGGCGTACGGATTCCGGGCCCCGCGCCCGCGCAGGCTCCCGCCCAGGTCCCGGTGGCCGCGCACGCCGCGGCTCCCGCCCGCCGCCCGCTGCACCGCGGCCCCGCGTCGGACGGGGCCCCGTCGTACGGCGGTACGCCCACCGGCGGTGTGGTCCGCTCGCTCGCCGACCGGGGGCCCGCCGGTGCGCCGCAGCCCTCGGCCCCGACGGCCGCACGGCACGCGGGACCGCCCGCGGCGGGCCCCGAGTACTTCGAGGCCCCGGCCGAGGAGGCTCCGGTGCTGCCCGGCCCGCAGCTGGGCGAGCTTCCGCCGCAGAGCGGGGCTCCGTGGGGTGCCCAGGCGCCGCAGCAGACGGCGGAGACACCCGCACCCGAGCAGGCCGTCCAGGCCGTCCAGCCGGAGGCCGCGGCCCAGCAGGACCAGGTGATCCCGCCCGAGCAGGCCGCTCCGGCAGAAACGGTCGTCCCCGAGCCGACGGAAGCGGAGGCTCCGGCGATCCCGGCGGAGGCACCTGCCGAGGCGCCGGCGGAGGTTGCCGTCGAAGTGCCGGCCGAGGTCCCCGCCGAGGCGGCCACGGCCCCCTCGGCGGACATCCCTGTCGAGGCAGCTGTCGAGGCATCTGTCGAGACCCCGGCGGAGGCTCCCGTCGAGGTCACGTCCGAGGTCGCCCCCACGGTGGAGGAGCCGGCGGAACCCCTCGTACCCGTGGAGGGCTCGGCGGCGACTCCGGACCCGGCTCCCGCTCCGGCCACCGCCCCGGCACCGGTCGCCGAGGCCGAGCTGCCGGAAGCCGTCGTCGAGCCGGAAGCCGCGCCCGAGCCCGAACCGGCCGTCGAGGCGCCCGCCGTCGCCCCCGTGGTGATCGAGCCCGCAGCGGCGCCGATCACGCCGGAAGCCGAGGAGCCCGGCCCCGTCGAGCCCGGCCCCGTCGAGCCCGGCCCCGTCGAGCCCGCCGTGGAGCCGGCGCCCATGGAGCCGGCGCCCGCCGAGGCCGGACCTGTGGTGACGCAGGAGGCGCCCGCGGTGGTGGCCGCTCCGGAGCGTGTGGTGGAGCCGGAGCCCGTGGTGGAGCCGGAGGCCGCCCAGGCCCCCCAGCAGGTCCCCGTACCCGAGGACTTCACGGGGCCCGAGATCATCGAGACCCCGGAGCTCGTGGAGCGGGAGCCGGTCGAGGTTCCCCCCGCGGCCGTGCGGCAGGCCCACGCCGTGGCCCCCGACGCCGTGGCCGCCGAGGAGCAGCCCGCGCAGGAGCAGCTCGTCGAGGAGCCGCCCGCGCAGGAGCAGCCCGTCACCCCGCCCGCTCCCGGGTACGACGACGCCGAACGCGAAGCGGTCCTGCGGGTCATGCGGGAGCGCCGCGACATCCGCAACGGTTTCCGCAGCGACCCGATCCCGCACGAGGTCCTGCTCCGTGTCCTCGAAGCCGCGCACACGGCACCGAGCGTGGGCCACTCGCAGCCCTGGGACTTCGTCGTCATCCGCTCCGCGGAGACCCGCCGGTCCATGCACGAACTGGCCCAGCGTCAGCGTGATGCCTACGCCAGCTCGCTCCCCAAGGGCCGGGCCAAGCAGTTCAAGGAACTGAAGATCGAGGCCATCCTCGACACCCCGGTGAACATCGTCGTCACCGCCGACCCCACCCGCGGCGGCCGGCACACCCTCGGCCGGCACACCCAGCCGCAGATGGCCCCGTACTCCTCCGCCCTCGCCGTGGAGAACCTGTGGCTCGCCGCACGCGCCGAGGGCCTCGGCGTCGGCTGGGTCAGCTTCTTCGACGAGCGCGAGATGGTCCGCGCGCTCGGACTGCCCGAGCACCTCGAAGTCGTCGCGTACCTCTGTGTCGGATACGTCGACGAGTTCCCCGAGGAGCCCGAGCTGATGCAGGCGGGATGGTCCAAGCGCCGCCCGCTGTCCTGGGTCGTGCACGAGGAGACGTACGGGCGGCGTGCCCTGCCCGGCGAGGAGCCGCACGACCTGCTCCAGGAGACCATCTCCAACATCCGCCCGCTGGACGCCAAGGCGCTCGGCGAGGCATGGGAACGCCAGAAGCGGATGACCAAGCCGGCCGGTGCGCTCGGCATGCTGGAGATCATCTCCGCCCAGCTGTCCGGGCTCTCCCGGATGTGCCCGCCGCCGATCCCCGAGCCCGCGGCCGTCGCGATCTTCGCCGGGGACCACGGGGTGCACGCCCAGGGTGTGACCGCCTGGCCGCAGGAGGTCACGGCCCAGATGGTGGCCAACTTCCTCGGCGGCGGAGCCGTCTGCAACGCCTTCGCGGCCCAGGTCGGCGCCGAGGTCTGTGTCGTCGATGTCGGTGTGGCCTCCGAGCTGCCCGCGACGCCGGGTCTCCTGCCGCGGAAGGTGCGCCCCGGCACGGCGGACTTCACCACCGGTCCCGCACTCAGCCGCGAAGAGGTCCTCGCGGCCATCGAGGTCGGCATCGAGACCGCCCGCGACCTGGTGGCCGCGGGCAACAAGGCGCTGCTGACCGGCGAGATGGGCATCGCCAACACCACCGCGTCGGCCGCCCTGATCTGCGTATACACCGGTATCGACGCGGCAGAGGTGACCGGCCGGGGCACCGGGATCAACGACGAGATGCACGCCCGCAAGGTCGATGTCGTCCGCCGGGGGCTCGACCTGCACCGGCCCGACCCGGCCGACCCGATCGGCGTGCTCGCCGCGGTCGGCGGCCTGGAGCACGCCGCGATGGCGGGCTTCCTGCTCGGCGGCGCGTCGCTGCGTACGCCGGTCATCCTCGACGGCGTGAGCGCGGGCGCGGCGGCCCTGGTCGCACGGGCCATCGCCCCCGAGGCCCTCGCCGCCTGCATCGCCGGCCACCGCAGCGCCGAGCCCGGCCACGTCGCCGCTCTCAACAAGCTGGGCCTGCGCCCGCTGGTCGACCTGGACCTGCGCCTCGGCGAGGGCACGGGCGCCCTGCTCGCGCTCCCGATCGTGCAGAGCGCGGCCCGCGCGATGCACGAGGTGGCGACGTTCGACGCCGCGGGCGTCACGGAGAAGTAA
- a CDS encoding serine/threonine-protein kinase, translating to MAMMRLRREDPRLVGSFRLHRRLGAGGMGVVYLGSDRRGQRVALKVIRPDLAEDQEFRSRFAREVSAARRIRGGCTARLVAADLEADRPWFATQYVPGPSLHDKVAEEGPLAAAEVASIGAALSEGLVAVHEAGVVHRDLKPSNILLSPKGPRIIDFGIAWATGASTLTHVGTAVGSPGFLAPEQVRGAAVTPATDVFSLGATLAYAAMADSPFGHGSSEVMLYRVVHEEPQLHDVHDALAPLVRACLAKDPEERPSTLQLSMRLKEIAAREAQGLHESRPPTQRSAQELDRPTGRLDGPYTEQHTRRADGPSAPRPQQNRRTAPARPAAPRTGGSRSQPAPRNTTRSGKRPGATNGTKNGRPGTRGGARTTSAGRRPANPRLLRQRLVVFVVVTLLVALGIAAAQGCQGPARGLGASQPHTHNADARHAQAGVPLQR from the coding sequence ATGGCGATGATGCGGCTCCGGCGCGAGGACCCGCGTCTCGTCGGCTCGTTCAGGCTGCACCGGCGACTCGGGGCGGGCGGCATGGGCGTCGTCTATCTGGGTTCCGACCGGCGTGGTCAGCGGGTGGCCCTCAAGGTGATCCGGCCCGACCTGGCGGAGGATCAGGAGTTCCGTTCGCGCTTCGCACGCGAGGTGTCGGCGGCCCGGCGGATCCGCGGAGGCTGCACGGCGCGTCTGGTCGCCGCCGATCTGGAGGCGGACCGCCCCTGGTTCGCGACGCAGTACGTCCCCGGTCCCTCCCTGCACGACAAGGTCGCCGAGGAGGGCCCGTTGGCCGCCGCCGAGGTGGCCTCGATCGGGGCGGCGCTCTCCGAGGGGCTGGTGGCGGTGCACGAGGCGGGTGTCGTCCACCGTGATCTGAAGCCGTCGAACATCCTCCTCTCCCCCAAGGGCCCCCGGATCATCGACTTCGGTATCGCCTGGGCGACCGGGGCGAGCACGCTGACCCATGTCGGTACGGCGGTGGGGTCACCCGGTTTCCTCGCGCCCGAGCAGGTCCGGGGCGCGGCGGTGACGCCCGCGACGGACGTGTTCTCGCTCGGTGCCACCCTCGCCTACGCGGCGATGGCCGATTCGCCCTTCGGGCACGGCAGTTCCGAGGTGATGCTGTACCGCGTGGTGCATGAGGAGCCGCAGCTGCACGACGTGCACGACGCGCTCGCCCCACTGGTACGGGCCTGTCTGGCGAAGGACCCGGAGGAGCGGCCGAGCACGCTCCAGCTCTCCATGCGGCTCAAGGAGATCGCGGCCCGGGAGGCGCAGGGCCTGCACGAGAGCCGGCCGCCCACCCAGCGCTCCGCTCAGGAGCTGGACCGGCCGACCGGCCGCCTGGACGGTCCGTACACCGAGCAGCACACCCGCCGCGCGGACGGCCCCTCGGCGCCCCGCCCCCAGCAGAACAGGCGTACCGCGCCGGCCCGTCCGGCCGCGCCCCGTACCGGAGGTTCGCGCTCCCAGCCGGCCCCGCGCAACACCACGCGTTCCGGTAAGCGCCCCGGCGCGACGAACGGCACGAAGAACGGCCGGCCGGGCACCAGAGGCGGGGCCCGGACCACCTCGGCGGGGCGGCGGCCGGCGAATCCGCGACTGCTGCGGCAGCGGCTCGTCGTCTTCGTCGTCGTGACCCTGCTCGTGGCGCTGGGCATCGCCGCCGCACAGGGGTGCCAGGGTCCGGCGCGCGGGCTGGGCGCCTCGCAGCCGCACACGCACAACGCCGACGCGCGGCACGCGCAGGCGGGTGTCCCTCTGCAACGGTAG
- the cbiE gene encoding precorrin-6y C5,15-methyltransferase (decarboxylating) subunit CbiE: MADRVTVIGWDGSPLTRAATAALSAATLVAGAAHHLALPEVPERAERIRLGSVDLAARRIAGHRGSPVVLADGDPGFFGVVRTLRAPEHGLEVEVVPAVSSVATAFARAGMPWDDAQVVVAHPRTLRRAVNVCRAHHKVAVLTSPGAGPAELALLLEGVHRTFVICEELGTAREQVTVLTSDKAADHAWRDPNVVIVIGGGPETSATGAWIAGRQPAYPRGARGWALPAEAYRDGAPDPGEESGEGESPGLRAAQLARLGPRTGDLLWDIGSGSGALAVEAARFGAAVLAVDSDRAACDRTAAAARAFGVPLQIVQGQAPHILERLPEPDVVRIGGGGVPVVTAVADRRPERIVTHASTRDEAEALGAALAGNGYTVECSLLQSVELDTTAWTERERSVVFLLSARRSDLAP, encoded by the coding sequence ATGGCCGACCGGGTCACGGTGATCGGCTGGGACGGCTCGCCACTGACCAGAGCGGCGACGGCGGCGCTCTCGGCCGCCACGCTCGTCGCGGGCGCGGCCCACCACCTCGCACTGCCCGAAGTCCCCGAACGCGCCGAACGCATCCGCCTCGGCAGCGTCGACCTGGCCGCCCGCCGGATCGCCGGACATCGCGGCAGCCCCGTGGTCCTCGCCGACGGCGACCCCGGCTTCTTCGGCGTCGTACGCACCCTGCGCGCCCCCGAGCACGGCCTGGAAGTCGAAGTCGTGCCCGCCGTCTCGTCCGTGGCGACCGCGTTCGCCCGCGCCGGCATGCCCTGGGACGACGCACAGGTCGTCGTCGCCCACCCCCGCACGCTGCGCCGCGCCGTCAACGTCTGCCGCGCCCACCACAAGGTCGCCGTCCTCACCTCACCCGGCGCGGGCCCCGCCGAACTGGCACTCCTCCTCGAAGGCGTGCACCGCACCTTCGTGATCTGCGAGGAGCTCGGCACCGCACGCGAGCAGGTCACGGTCCTGACCTCGGACAAGGCGGCCGACCACGCCTGGCGCGACCCGAACGTCGTCATCGTCATCGGCGGCGGCCCCGAGACCAGCGCCACCGGTGCCTGGATCGCCGGCCGTCAGCCCGCCTACCCCCGCGGCGCCCGAGGCTGGGCGCTGCCCGCGGAGGCGTACCGGGACGGCGCGCCGGACCCCGGTGAGGAGAGCGGCGAGGGCGAGTCCCCGGGCCTGCGCGCCGCCCAGCTGGCCCGCCTGGGCCCGCGCACCGGCGACCTGCTCTGGGACATCGGTTCCGGCAGCGGAGCCCTGGCGGTGGAAGCGGCCCGCTTCGGCGCGGCGGTACTGGCCGTCGACAGCGACCGGGCGGCCTGCGACCGTACGGCGGCTGCCGCCCGCGCCTTCGGCGTACCCCTCCAGATCGTCCAGGGGCAGGCCCCGCACATCCTGGAACGGCTGCCCGAACCGGACGTCGTACGGATCGGGGGCGGCGGCGTCCCCGTCGTCACCGCCGTCGCCGACCGGCGCCCGGAACGCATCGTGACCCACGCGTCGACCCGCGACGAGGCGGAGGCGCTCGGAGCCGCGCTCGCGGGGAACGGATACACCGTCGAATGCTCCCTGCTCCAGTCCGTCGAACTCGACACCACCGCGTGGACCGAACGCGAACGGTCCGTGGTCTTCCTGCTCTCCGCACGGCGTTCGGACCTCGCCCCCTGA
- a CDS encoding GNAT family N-acetyltransferase: protein MLCFYPVFGMELRMTSTFPSISISTDRLVMRPFEMADIPAYIEMMNDELVTAWTDGPHPYTQVDAERWVRRIAPAERTAGNGIVLAVTEFLTQRLVGSVQLLNTDWRTLATEVRYITAPWARGEGYATEAVLALAEWLFRDQRFERIELRTPADNTASQQVAQKLGCISEGVLRNARIARTRTENGTDGGWTDIRTDLIVWGLLPEDLEGVAEELADAGGYGTYNDWN from the coding sequence ATGCTGTGCTTTTACCCGGTCTTCGGCATGGAGCTGCGCATGACTTCCACCTTTCCGTCCATCTCCATCAGCACGGACAGGTTGGTGATGCGCCCCTTCGAGATGGCCGACATCCCCGCGTACATCGAGATGATGAACGACGAACTCGTCACCGCCTGGACCGATGGGCCGCACCCGTACACCCAGGTCGACGCCGAACGCTGGGTCCGCAGGATCGCTCCCGCCGAGCGCACCGCGGGCAACGGCATCGTCCTCGCCGTCACCGAATTCCTCACCCAGCGCCTGGTCGGCTCCGTCCAGCTCCTGAACACCGACTGGCGCACCCTGGCCACCGAGGTCCGCTACATCACCGCCCCCTGGGCGCGCGGCGAGGGCTACGCCACCGAAGCCGTGCTGGCGCTCGCCGAATGGCTCTTCCGCGACCAGCGGTTCGAACGCATCGAGCTGCGCACCCCCGCCGACAACACCGCCTCCCAGCAGGTCGCCCAGAAGCTGGGCTGCATCAGCGAGGGAGTCCTGCGCAACGCCCGGATAGCGCGCACCCGGACCGAGAACGGCACGGACGGCGGCTGGACCGACATCCGGACCGACCTGATCGTCTGGGGCCTGCTCCCCGAGGACCTCGAAGGCGTCGCCGAGGAACTGGCCGACGCCGGTGGCTACGGCACCTACAACGACTGGAACTGA
- a CDS encoding TrmH family RNA methyltransferase yields MADLITVDDPDDPRLRDYTGLTDVELRRRREPAEGLFIAEGEKVIRRARHAGYEMRSMLLSAKWVDVMRDVIDEVPAPVYAVNPELAERVTGYHVHRGALASMQRKPLPTADELLATARRVVVMESVNDHTNIGAIFRSAAALGMDAVLLSPDCADPLYRRSVKVSMGAVFSVPYARLDAWPKTLESVREAGFKLLALTPDEKASSIDEAAPHRLERVALMLGAEGDGLSTQALMAADEWVRIPMAHGVDSLNVGAAAAVAFYAVATGRPRG; encoded by the coding sequence GTGGCTGATCTCATCACCGTCGACGATCCCGACGACCCGCGCCTGCGCGACTACACGGGCCTGACCGATGTCGAACTCCGGCGCCGCCGTGAGCCGGCCGAGGGCCTCTTCATCGCCGAGGGCGAGAAGGTGATCAGACGGGCCAGGCACGCCGGGTACGAGATGCGGTCGATGCTGCTCTCCGCCAAGTGGGTCGATGTGATGCGCGACGTCATCGACGAGGTCCCGGCGCCCGTGTACGCGGTCAATCCGGAGCTCGCCGAACGCGTCACGGGCTACCACGTGCACCGGGGGGCCCTCGCCTCCATGCAGCGCAAGCCGTTGCCCACCGCCGACGAACTGCTGGCCACGGCCCGCCGCGTGGTCGTCATGGAGTCGGTCAACGACCACACCAACATCGGTGCGATCTTCCGCAGCGCCGCCGCCCTCGGCATGGACGCCGTGCTGCTCTCACCGGACTGCGCCGACCCGCTCTACCGGCGTTCGGTCAAGGTCTCGATGGGTGCGGTCTTCTCCGTTCCCTACGCCCGGCTCGACGCCTGGCCCAAGACGCTGGAGTCGGTACGGGAGGCGGGCTTCAAGCTCCTCGCCCTCACCCCCGACGAGAAGGCGTCCAGCATCGACGAGGCGGCACCGCACCGGCTGGAGCGGGTGGCGCTGATGCTCGGAGCCGAGGGCGACGGGCTGTCCACACAGGCACTGATGGCCGCCGACGAATGGGTCCGTATCCCCATGGCGCACGGCGTCGACTCGCTGAACGTGGGAGCGGCGGCGGCGGTCGCCTTCTACGCGGTGGCGACGGGCCGGCCCCGGGGCTGA
- a CDS encoding phosphotransferase enzyme family protein: protein MSTTAVVRELGALAHDSSHPPAVRCVCGPPQVLADRPDGTVVRSGRIVAKAHAADTDREALAARVALAADPRLTGVLLPPLPAPARPRSGRPVTLWPHGEPVDPADPDAAPWEEAATLLARLHRTGPPLPLPPMRGPAKAALAVARMRAARPGEPATSAVLAAWRSLPAWARGEEPPPAHRAGFLCHGDLHLGQLVRHPAPHGPWLLIDVDDAGLGDPSWDLARPAAWYAAGLLPPEVWLRFLAAYRGAGGPAVPAGGDPWPELDVPARALTVQTAALAFAKSAAEGRTPDEVEQMMIDACARIASLPPELAAEGSS, encoded by the coding sequence TTGAGTACCACCGCAGTCGTACGGGAGCTGGGCGCACTCGCGCACGACAGCTCCCATCCGCCCGCCGTACGGTGCGTCTGCGGGCCGCCCCAGGTGCTGGCGGACCGCCCGGACGGCACCGTCGTCCGCAGCGGCCGGATCGTGGCCAAGGCGCACGCCGCGGACACGGACCGCGAGGCGCTCGCCGCCCGCGTCGCCCTGGCGGCCGACCCCCGGCTGACCGGCGTCCTGCTTCCCCCGCTGCCCGCACCGGCCCGGCCCCGTTCCGGCCGCCCCGTCACCCTCTGGCCGCACGGTGAACCCGTCGACCCGGCGGACCCCGACGCCGCGCCCTGGGAAGAAGCCGCCACTCTGCTCGCCCGCCTCCACCGCACCGGACCCCCACTGCCGCTCCCGCCGATGCGTGGCCCTGCCAAGGCCGCCCTCGCCGTGGCCCGGATGCGGGCGGCCCGGCCCGGTGAGCCGGCCACCTCCGCCGTCCTCGCCGCCTGGCGCTCCCTGCCCGCCTGGGCACGTGGCGAGGAACCGCCCCCCGCGCACCGCGCCGGCTTCCTCTGCCACGGGGATCTGCACCTGGGCCAACTCGTCCGGCACCCGGCTCCGCACGGCCCCTGGCTGCTCATCGATGTCGACGACGCGGGTCTGGGCGACCCGTCCTGGGACCTCGCCCGGCCCGCCGCCTGGTACGCCGCCGGGCTGCTGCCCCCCGAAGTCTGGCTGCGCTTCCTGGCCGCCTACCGGGGCGCGGGCGGTCCGGCCGTACCCGCCGGCGGGGACCCCTGGCCCGAACTGGATGTCCCGGCACGCGCCCTCACGGTGCAGACCGCGGCGCTCGCCTTCGCCAAGTCCGCCGCGGAGGGCCGAACTCCGGATGAGGTGGAGCAGATGATGATCGATGCCTGTGCCCGAATTGCGTCCCTCCCGCCCGAGTTGGCGGCCGAAGGCTCGTCGTAG